The Pseudomonas pergaminensis nucleotide sequence CGTGCCTGCAAAAACACTGTACCTATCAACCGACGGCCGACGACCTGCGTCGGTTCGACATCAAGCGCGAGTCGCCCCTGTGCTTCACGCGCCTGAACCCTGAGCGTGTGGCAAGCCGACTGAGCACGTTGTTATTGGCTGAGGAGCTGCACTGATGCAACTGGCTTTTGTTCTGTACAAATATTTCCCCTTCGGGGGCCTGCAGCGTGACTTCATGCGCATCGCCCTGGAGTGCCAGCAGCGCGGCCATCAGATTCGTGTCTACACGCTGATCTGGGAAGGCGATATCCCACCCGGCTTTGAAGTGCTGGTGGCGCCGGTCAAGGCGTTCTTCAACCATCGGCGCAACGAAAAGCTCAGTGCCTGGATGGCCGCCGACCTGGCCAAGCGCCCGGTGGACCGCTTGATCGGCTTCAATAAAATGCCTGGCCTGGATGTGTACTACGCCGCCGACGGCTGCTTTGAAGACAAGGCGCAAAACCTGCGCCACTCGCTGTACCGCTATTTTGGTCGCTACAAGCACTTCGCTGATTACGAGCGCGCGGTGTTCGCCAAGGAGGCCAAGACTGAAGTCCTGATGATCTCCGAAGTGCAGCAGCCGCTGTTCATCAAGCATTACGACACGCCGCTGGAACGCTTCCACCTGCTGCCGCCGGGCATTGCCCAGGACCGTCGTGCGCCGCCGAATGCCGCCGAAATCCGTGAAGGGTTCCGCAAGGAATTCAACCTGGGCGCTGACGACCTGCTGCTGGTGCAAATTGGCTCGGGCTTCAAGACCAAGGGTGTCGACCGCAGCCTCAAGGCCGTGGCCGCGCTGCCGGCGGAGCTGAAAAAACGCACGCGCCTGTTTGTAATCGGCCAGGACGACCCCAAAGTATTCCAATTGCAAAGTGCGACGCTGGGCCTGGGGGACAACGTGCAGTTCCTCAAGGGCCGCAGTGATATCCCGCGTTTTCTACTGGGCGCCGACCTGTTGATCCACCCGGCGTACAACGAAAACACCGGCACCGTATTGCTTGAAGCCCTGGTGGCCGGGTTGCCGGTGCTGGTCTCGGCCGTATGTGGGTATGCCCATTACATCGCTGAAGCCGACAGCGGCCTGGTGCTGGATGAGCCGTTCGAACAGAACCAGCTCAACCAGTACCTGACGCACATGCTCACCGACACTGCACAGCGCGCGGCCTGGAGCCGCAATGGCTTGGCCTTCGCTGAGACGGCCGACCTCTACAGCATGCCGCAGCACGCTGCGGATGTGATTCTGGCGGAGCCAAAACGATGAAGTTGATTCTTGCCGAACCGTTCAAGACTTTGTGGGCCGGGCTTGATGCCTTTGCCGAAGTCGAGAAACTGCAAGGTGAAGTATTCCGTGAACTGGCGGCGCGTCGCACCCTGCGTACCGAGGTGGATGGCCGTCCGTATTTCGTGAAGATCCACCGTGGCATCGGCTGGGGCGAGATCTTCAAGAACCTGATCACCGCCAAGCTGCCGGTACTCGGCGCCGGCCTTGAGTGGTCGGCGATTCATCGCTTGCAGGAACTCGGCGTGCCGACGATGACCGGCGTGGCCTTCGGCGAGAAGGGCAGCAACCCGGCGGACCAGCACTCGTTCATCATCACCGAAGAGCTGGCGCCGACCCTCAGCCTCGAAGATGTAACCCTCAACTGGGTGACGCAACCGCCTGCCCCCGCGTTGCGGCACGCCCTCACGGCCGAGCTGGCGCGCATGGTGGGCGACATGCACCGGGGTGGCGTCAATCATCGCGATTGCTACCTGTGCCACTTCTTGCTGGATACGTCGAAACCTATCGACGCGAACAACATCAAGCTGTCGGTGATCGACCTGCACCGCGCGCAACTGCGCGCCCATCTGCCGTTGCGCTGGCGCGACAAGGACCTGTCCGCGCTGTACTACTCGGCGCTGGAGATCGGCCTGACCCGCCGCGACAAATTGCGCTTCCTCAAGGGCTACTTCCGCCAGCCGCTTCGCCAGATCCTGGCCGAGCAATCGGCGTCGTTGAGCCTGATGCAGCGCAAGGCCGACAAGCTCTATGCGCGCAAGCAACGTTACGGGGATGCGATCTGATGGCGGGTTGGAACCTGGAACCTGCTTACGCCCACCTGGCGGATGATTTTGGGAGCCTCGAAGCCGTGTTCGCCCTGCAGGGCGAGCGGCTGACCCGCGACCCACTGTCAGAAGTGATCCGCGTGGAGCGTGGCGGGGTCAATTATTACGTCAAACGCTACACCGGCGCCGGCAAGGGCCTGCGGCGCTACCTGGGCAAGCCGCGGGTCAAGTCCGAATGGCAGAACCTCAAGCGCTTCGCCAAGTGGGGCATTCCCACGGCGGATGTGGTCGCCTGGGGCCTGGAGCGCAAGGGTCTGGCCTACGACCGTGGGGCGATGATCACGCGTGAACTGCCGAGGACCGAAGACCTGTCGGTGCTGGCCGAGCGTCACGATGCGCGCCTGCGCGACCCCAAGTGGGTCGACGCGGTGAGCCGCCAGCTCGCCGAATACACGCGCACCATGCACGATCACCGCTTTACCCATAACGACTTGAAGTGGCGCAACCTGCTGATCGACGATCAGTCCACGCTGTACCTGATCGACTGCCCCAACGGCGATTTCTGGCGCGGGTTCTGGCTCAAGTACCGCATCACCAAAGACCTGGCCTGCCTGGACAAGGTGGCCAAGTATCACCTGTCCGCCACCCAGCGCCTGCGGTTCTACATGCAATACCGTCAGCGCCGGCACCTGAGTGCATCGGATAAAGAGCGTATTCGCCACGTGGTGAAGTTTTTCGAGGGACGCGAATGAGTGATTTCCTGGCGGCTGAAGACCGTGCGCTACTGGAGCGCAACGGTTTGGCGACCTTCGACGCCCTGTGGGCCAAGCAATTGGACGCAGTGGACGAACCCAATACCAGTCGCGGGGGCTGGAGCAGCGTGTTTCGCCTCGAACTCGACGGCCACGGTTACTACCTCAAGCGCCAGAGCAACTACCTGACGCGCAGCCTGCACCGGCCCTTTGGCGAGCCGAGTTTCTCCCGCGAATTTCGCAATATCAGCCGTTACCGCAAGCTCGGCATCCCTGCCTTGCAGGCCGCGTTCTATGGCGAGCGTAACGTCGCCGGCGAGCACCGCGCGATGCTGCTGACCCGTGCGCTGGACGGTTGGAATGACCTGGATTCGTTGCTGGAGCAGTGGTCGCAGTTGAGCGACGCCCAGCACAGCGCGATCCTGTTGGCTTGCGGCCAACTGGCGCGTCGGCTGCACGGCGTTGGCCAGGTGCATGGCTGTTTTTACCCCAAGCATATTTTTATGCAGGCCACCGGTGACGGCTATGCCGCGCAGTTGATCGACCTGGAGAAAACCCGCCCGCTGCTGTTCGGCTGGCGCGATCGGGTCAAGGACCTGGAGCCGCTGTTGCGCCGGGCGCCGCAGTGGTCTGACGAGCAAGTGCGCCAGCTCTTGGCCGCCTACCTCGACCAACCCAAAGACAGCGCGCTGGTCGCCACCTGGCTACAGAAATTGACCGCCCGCCGCAGCCACAAGGAAAACCGTTGATGCGTTTGTCCGAGCTGAAAAGCGCCGGCCGCACGCCGGACTTGCCCCTGACCCTGACGCTGGCCGATGCGGCGGGCCCTGGCCAGTTGCAACTGCTGAGCCTGTTGCGCGTGTTGCCGGGCGAGCGGTACGTGGGCGCGGGCGTCTGGCGCGGCCGTCCGGTATTGGCCAAGTTACTGGTGGGCAGCAAGGCCGCGCGGCACTTTCAGCGTGAACTCAGCGGCGTGCGCTTGCTGGCCGAGCAAGGCCTGACCACACCGTTGTTGCTGGCCGATGGCTTGCAGGAAGGCGAGGGCGGTTGGTTGCTGTTCGAATTCATCGAGGGCGCCGAAAGCCTGGCGGATGCCTGGCAGGCCGTCGAAGGGTTGCCGCCGTTGGCGGACGAACAAACCGCAGTGCTGGCCGAAGCGCTGGGCGCAATTGCGCAGATGCACACCAAGGGGCTTTGGCAGGAAGACCTGCACCTGGACAATCTGCTGCGTCAGGACGGCAAGCTTTACCTGATCGATGGCGCCGGGATCCGCGCCGAAGAGGCGGGCAAGCCGCTGTCGCGCAACCGTGTGCTGGAAAACCTCGGGGTGTTTTTCGCCCAATTGCCAAAAAATCTCGCGCCGTTCACCGAAGAGCTGCTGGTTTATTACCTGCTTGCCAATGGCGAGCACGCCCTGCCGCTGGAAGCT carries:
- a CDS encoding glycosyltransferase family 4 protein, whose protein sequence is MQLAFVLYKYFPFGGLQRDFMRIALECQQRGHQIRVYTLIWEGDIPPGFEVLVAPVKAFFNHRRNEKLSAWMAADLAKRPVDRLIGFNKMPGLDVYYAADGCFEDKAQNLRHSLYRYFGRYKHFADYERAVFAKEAKTEVLMISEVQQPLFIKHYDTPLERFHLLPPGIAQDRRAPPNAAEIREGFRKEFNLGADDLLLVQIGSGFKTKGVDRSLKAVAALPAELKKRTRLFVIGQDDPKVFQLQSATLGLGDNVQFLKGRSDIPRFLLGADLLIHPAYNENTGTVLLEALVAGLPVLVSAVCGYAHYIAEADSGLVLDEPFEQNQLNQYLTHMLTDTAQRAAWSRNGLAFAETADLYSMPQHAADVILAEPKR
- the rfaP gene encoding lipopolysaccharide core heptose(I) kinase RfaP, with translation MKLILAEPFKTLWAGLDAFAEVEKLQGEVFRELAARRTLRTEVDGRPYFVKIHRGIGWGEIFKNLITAKLPVLGAGLEWSAIHRLQELGVPTMTGVAFGEKGSNPADQHSFIITEELAPTLSLEDVTLNWVTQPPAPALRHALTAELARMVGDMHRGGVNHRDCYLCHFLLDTSKPIDANNIKLSVIDLHRAQLRAHLPLRWRDKDLSALYYSALEIGLTRRDKLRFLKGYFRQPLRQILAEQSASLSLMQRKADKLYARKQRYGDAI
- a CDS encoding lipopolysaccharide kinase InaA family protein, giving the protein MAGWNLEPAYAHLADDFGSLEAVFALQGERLTRDPLSEVIRVERGGVNYYVKRYTGAGKGLRRYLGKPRVKSEWQNLKRFAKWGIPTADVVAWGLERKGLAYDRGAMITRELPRTEDLSVLAERHDARLRDPKWVDAVSRQLAEYTRTMHDHRFTHNDLKWRNLLIDDQSTLYLIDCPNGDFWRGFWLKYRITKDLACLDKVAKYHLSATQRLRFYMQYRQRRHLSASDKERIRHVVKFFEGRE
- a CDS encoding lipopolysaccharide kinase InaA family protein, producing the protein MSDFLAAEDRALLERNGLATFDALWAKQLDAVDEPNTSRGGWSSVFRLELDGHGYYLKRQSNYLTRSLHRPFGEPSFSREFRNISRYRKLGIPALQAAFYGERNVAGEHRAMLLTRALDGWNDLDSLLEQWSQLSDAQHSAILLACGQLARRLHGVGQVHGCFYPKHIFMQATGDGYAAQLIDLEKTRPLLFGWRDRVKDLEPLLRRAPQWSDEQVRQLLAAYLDQPKDSALVATWLQKLTARRSHKENR